The genomic DNA CGCTGCGCCGAACAGTCCGTCTCTTACCAAACGACGCAGACTACCGGTTAAAACTAGCCGGAGCCCTTTCTCGTGTCGGCGATGTGGATGCCGCGGTTGAGGAATGCCGTGCGGCGATTACATTGCAACCTGATGATGGGAATGCCCATCTCCAGCTGGGCCTCATGCTCATGGCGAAACAAGAATGGCGGGCCGCCGCTTCCGCTCTGGGAGAAGCCATCCGGTTGGAACCAAATCTGACCCACGCGCACTACAGCCTGGGAAGCGTCTACTACTCCCTCGGCAATGTGACCGCCGCCGTTCAATCCTATCGGCGGACGCTCGAATTGCATCCGCATTTCCCCGACGCACATTATCGACTCGCGCTGTTGTTGAGAATTGCAGGACGCACGCGAGAAGCCGTGCAGCATCTGGAAACGGCGGCGACCGGTGGGGTGCCTCAGGCCCGATTGTTCCTCGGCAATGCCTACCAGAGCGGGCAGGGCGTCGAGAAAAATCTCGGTTTGGCGATCTTTTGGTGGATGCAAGCCGCTGACCTCGGTCAGCAAACCGCAGCCGATTCGTTGTCCAAGGTAAGACGCCAAGCGCTATCCTCGGAATCGACGAAGCAGCGACGCGTGGAATTGCAGAGCGCGTTGCAGAACTACCGCAACACCCTCTGGAACGACTTTCCCGATATCAGCCGCCCGACTCAACAACAATCGTTAGGGAAGGTCCTTCTGGAGCAAAACCGTGCAGAAGATGCGGTTCCGGTACTGTTGAAGGAATGCTTCGCGTTGAGCGAAGAGGCCCACGCAGAACTCGCCACACTCTATGAGACCGGATGGGAACAGTCTCTGAAACCGTACAACAAGAACATTCTGGCCTGTTTTGAATCGACATCGGCTGACGGCTTCGATTCGGCGAAGAAAATCCTGGCTCGTATCTATGCCAAGGGGCTCGGTCTGGATGCCGACATTCCGAAAGCGAAGGCGCTCCTCAAAAGCCTTCCCAAACAAGAAGCACAATCCTTGATCGAGGAATTAAGGCTCAACTAGTCGTATGCCGCAATCAATCGCGACCTGCGGACAGGCGTATCGGAGGGATGGTTTCGCGAGGACTTGTACTTCAGGCTGACCGGGATGGTCTTCCACCTCCCGCCGCTGCGCGAGCGCGCCGGAGACATTCCACTTCTCGCCGACATCTTCCTGAACCAGCTTGCTGAGTCGATAGGGAAGCCGGTCCCTCGACTGACGAATGAGGCGCTTCGTGCATTGACCGACCACGACTGGAAAGGAAATGTGCGGGAGCTCCGCCACTGTTTATAAACTGATACGCTGCACATAGCACCCTTCACCGCCTCAGCGCCTTTCGCCAAACAACCTGTGAGCAAGATATAGCATCGTCATTATCCCGACTCTGCTAGAGAGACGTGCAAGTAGTCACTCTGACACGGAGCACCGCTTCTTGCTGAAAGCGCGTTTTGTAGGACGCGATAATTTCCTGAACGGCTTGGCTCGGCGCAGCATCATCCGGATGAACAAGGCTCAATACATACGAGGGCTCGCGAATCACTTTGCCGGAAGCCGATCGCCACTGGCCGGACGCCTGCCAGGTCGAAAGTCCTTCAGGAAAACGGGGGGTGACCGTTTCGCTGAGAAATTGCGCCCAGGCTTCCGGCGTGACATAACCTGACGGCGTTTGGGTTCCGAAATACAGCAATTCTTGCACCGTCATCCGCCCATCGCCGCTGCAGGGCATAGGGTTCATCGCTCCGCAACCTGCGAGAGAAACAAGACACAGCAGGATACCCTGCAGATTTCGAGACACGCTACCACCGGCCTCTCTGTTCCGCCAAATGGCTGAGCCTCATTGGGCCAACCCGCACTCGTATCGGACCCCGGTGTCTATTCGCATAACGCTCACCGGATGGTGATAGAACATTCACATCTCAGTTGCGATCTCTTTATTTATTTCAATGCGAGACGCCGGTCTCTCGTTCCGTCAGTGTTGCCGCCAATTCTGCCCTCCTCTACTGATTCCGATAGCCGCCGCGCTCGACCATCCGTAAAAATTTTCCGTAGTGCTTCACGATGACTTTGCCAATGATTCTGAGCAACAGATTCCATCCGCCGGTCGACGCGGTCGGACCACCACCACACCAGTCCACCGAAACAGGCATAGATGCCTCCGATGACGAAGTTAGGAACCGGCCACCATTGAGCAATGGCGTCCGCAACCTGCGGAAACGGCGGCAAAGCATACCACCAGGCGACGGCCGGTATTGAGGCCGCAACGAAAGTGTAATAGGACATCTTTCCGCTTTTGACTGTCCCACTCATGCCGTCGAGCAAGGACCCATTCCTCGCCGCATCAGAAACCTGCCCTTCAACGTGCGCCACCTGCCGCTCGATCTTCCAAAGCGCTTGGTCTGACGGCCATGATTGCCCGTCATTCGTCTGAACCACCAAGCATTGGTGAGGCAAATTGACGGGTGCATAACACCCGGTGCCGTTCGCAATACGCTCAAAGACGCTGACGTGGACCTTCGGGTACGTCATATGGTGGGCGCGACAGAGCTTGATGATGTCACGCGGCTCCCATCGGTAGTACACGCCCAGTCCGGCGCGTGCATCATAGAGTTCGTCGTGCACGTCCTGGTGTGTGCGCACATACTCGCGATCCGCTTTGATAAAACGCAACCCGCAGCGCTCCGCTTCCGCCATCATCCAGTCCAACGCCACCAGAGACATGCCATGCTTCACATAGCCGCCGCCCACGTTGGAATGCACACCGGCGAACCACACCTGATCCACGTGAGTGGCAGAAATTCCTTTCTCGTTCCACAATTCCGGCAGGAACGTTCGACGGTCGTCATCGATAGACAGAGCTTGGCAAGCACGCTTAATACGGCTGCTGGGCGTCAATTCAGAAAATCGCATGGGATAGATCCAGTTGAAGAGATCACGCAATTCTTCAAACGGCATCCCGACTGCCCCGACCGTATCCCATACCCCGACAAATTCAATGGAAGCTTCGTAGGCCTCGTACGGCCTTCGACAGAGCGCGGTGGAATCGTCTGTTGACTGGTTGTGGCGCCGCTCGCTGTCCCACACACGCTGAAACGCTTTTTTGCGAAAATCCTTCCAACATTGTTTGATACGTTTTTTGAGCGATGCTTCGCTGATGGTCTTAATATTCACAATGCCGCAGCATTGGATCAAACCCGACAAGGCCCTGACCGTATAGGCTCCCCGGCTGAATCCAAAAAGGTAGATGGAATCACCCGGCTCATAGACATGAACCAACTCAGTGTAGAGATCCCTGACGTTCTTGGCAAACCCATAGCCGAACGCCCCGCCGATCAACTTGACCGGAGCCAGGCGCGAAGTGCCGACCCCATCGTCATAGAACGCGACTTGCGGCGTCAGGGTCTGATCGTACTTATGTCCTTGAATGTCCACCGCTTCGTAGAGTTTGAAGACATTGGTCCCTCTCGCTTTAATGGCCGTATTCCCGGTTCCATCCGAACACAACACGATGTTTTTGCCTGGCATACGACACCCCCTCATTCGGCATTTCCGGATCCGCCCCGCTTTTCAGCCATTTCACTCAGCAAGCGTTGGGTTACTTGCAGCAAAGGCAAACCTCATACCTGTTAGGATGGTCAACTGACCTCCTTGCTGTACAGAGGCTTATGCGGCGTAGGCGAATAAGAGAAAGTGCGAGTCGGCAGACCTGTATCATTATGGATAAAGAACTGAATCCAAATTGATTCACAAAAGTGCGTTTGACTCTGAGAGTATTATTGCTGTCAAGCGATGGTAAGAGGGGCACTGAAGTCGTTTCAAATCAGGATGCAATTCAGCGGATACAGAGCCGTATCTTCAACCTCACCCAACCTCAGGTCTGGTTCCTTTCGCACCTTCGGCTGCGAGCACCCGCTCGGCTCGTGCAATCGCATCCTGCAAGGCCTTTAGCCTCTTTCCTGTTCTCCTGGTTTTCGGCACATAAGCCACATAGCGGGATGCCGCTCTCGTCAACTCCCGCAACGTCTTTTTCAAATCATTCTCTTCCGTGAATTTCCTCGCTGCTGAGGCTCGAGCCAATGCCAGCCGCCTACGCGGGCCCACATACGGTTGGGGAGCGATCGGATTATCTTTTTCGAGCTCAGGCCGTCTGAATATCATGGTATTTCTCTCCATGGAAGGAGACACCGTACCATAACCCGCACGCGGTTTATAGAGTACTCCGCCGGCTATTCCACCTCATGAGTCTGACTCCATCCCCGGACTCGGCTTTCTTACGTTCAACCATTGGAGTCTCGTACCCGTTTTCTCCATGCGGGAAGGAAGGCCGGTGTTACCGCTGCATAGCGATCATAGGTCTCACGGAATTGCCTCCGGGCCTCCGCCTCCTCTTGGTGCGCAAGAAGGATATACATCCCCACCAGCACCGGGAACATGAGCAGGGTCGGAACAGTCGGCCACTGGAGAAGAAAACCCAGCATCATGATGATGAAAGCGGCATACTGAGGATGTCTGATCAAGGCATAGGGGCCGCTCGTAGCCAAGACCTGGGCCCGTTGCGCCCGGTACAAGATGCGCCATGAGACCGCCAGCAGAATCAGCCCTACGAAGACCAGCACCTCGCTGAAAACATGCAACGGGTCAGAATGTGCAGGGCCTTGCCCGCCCAGCAAGACGTGCCAGAAATGGCCGGTGTCGTGCGCAAACGGATCCACCTCGGGATAATGGCTCACGAGCCATCCGGAGAGCAGATAGATGCTCAAGGGAAATCCGTACATCTCCGCGAACAAGGCCACGATAAACGCGGAGAAGGCACCGAGCGAACGCCAATCACGCCCCGTTCGCGGGCGCGTGAAGCTCAGTGCGAAAACAATGAAGAAGAGAGAATTGACGAGGACAAGCCACCACACCCCATAGGCTGCGTCGTGATCCATCGGCAAGTCCCCTCACTTACACAAATCCTGTAGAACCAATATTGGTCATCGCCATCAATGATCACACCAACAGCCGCCGGACAGAGAGGTCCAACGGCACCCTGCCCCCATTCATTCTCTTCACGTGTGGGCGAGAAGTTCTGAGGACGCACCGAACAAGGAAGGGTAAAAATTCGGATGGTCTTGAGCAGGCACCATCTCACCGTCTGCCTGTCTTCAACTTTGCGTAATGAGAGCAGCCTTTTGGCTCTCTGAGATCGCATGCTTTCCCGTAATACTTGAGTGCCTCAGCATCATCCGGCTTGATTCCCCTCCCGACTTGATAGACCATGCCGAGATGGATACAACCCTTCGCGTCCCCTGCATCACAGGCCTTCCTATAAAGGGTGGCGGCTCGAAGGTCGTCCTGCTTGACGCCGGTTCCCTGAGCATACATCACGCCGAGATTGGCGCAGCCCTTCGCACTCCCCCCGTCACAGGCTCTTCTGTAGAAGTCGGCGGCTTGAAAGTTGTCCGGTTGGCCCCCCATTCCTTCGGCATGCATCACGCCAAGGTTGTAGCAGCCTCTCGCATTCCCCCCGTCACAGGCCTTCCTGTAGAAAGTGACGGCTTGAACATCATCCTGTTGAACTCCAGTCCCCTCGGCATACATCACGCCAAGGTTGTAGCAGCCCTTCATATTCCCCCCGTCACAGGCTTTCCTAGAGAAGGCAGCGGCTAGAGCATCATCCTGTTGAACCACCGCCCCCTCGGCATGCATCACCCCCAGATTGTAACAGCCCTTCGCATTCCCCCCATCGCAGGCTTGCCTGTAGAAGTCGGCGGCTTGAACGTCGTCCTGTTGAACCCCAATCCCCTCGGCATACATCACGCCGAGATTGGCGCAGCCCTTCATGCTTCCCCCGTCACAGGCTTTCCTAGAGAAGACAGCGGCTTGAATATCATCCTGTGGGACACCGGTTCCTTCGGCATAGACTACGCCAAGATTGGAGCAGCCGTTCGCATCCCCGCCGTCACAGGCTTTCCTGAAAAGGGCTGCAGCTCGAGTGTCATCTTGCTTCACCCCCTCGCCTTTTATATACAACAATCCTAGGGAAGTGCATGCCGTCGCAGTGCCTTTCTCACAGGCTGCTTTCACGTGTTGCAGCTGGTCGGCTGCCTCCGAGGGGCTCATCCCTGCTGAAATTAATGCTCCGAGGATAATGAATGCGTGAAGAAGCGAGCGAACCGTCATTGAGAACCTCCGAAGAAGCGGAAAATGTCGAGCGGGCGAAGTCTAGCGAGACAGACGATCAGATTCAAGGCGGGTGCGGGTCCCCCTAATCCGAACATCAATTTTGCCGGGATATCGGTCTCTGCCTTACAGATTCCTTTATGAATGAACGGCCAAATTCGCGAGAAAGCATGCGTGCGTCGTTGTGTGGAGCTCCGGCGATACAATTCGTATTCAAAATTGTCACTTTCACGAGAGGTTCCATATTCCTCACTGCCGCCGGAGCGGCATTCGGTTCTTCACACCCGTTGCAAAGTGAATCGCGAAGGCGATACGATCGTCTTCCTCTTTCTCTTTCCATTCATGAAGAGGGAACAGCTCCGACATCGGTGTAGGCCTTCACTTCAGGTGCTTCCGCTGAGCCTCCTGAGCGGTTTCATGTGCACATGAGTGTGTTGAAATCCAGTGGCGGGGATCCATGTGTGGTCGCCGCACCTTATCGACTTGTGGGTGAAACATGATCGTCAAGTTGTCCGCCTTTGCCCTTGTATTCATCGCCATGTTGATCGGAAACGTGTCGATTTCTATCGCCGTCGAAGGTTCAGACGACCAGTCAACGCAAGACGAATTGGGCGTGATGAGAAACAATCTCCAGCAGGCCAAGCAAAAAATCACCGAGCTTGAGCGACAACTGGCGGGTGGCAATCTGGAGAGTGCAAAGCAACGGATCGGTGAGCTCGTTATCCAGCTCCGTGCCAAGGATAATGAGATCACAGCCCTGCGATCCAGCGCCCTCGAGAATTCCAAGCAGCTTCGAGAGGATCTTGCGTCACAAACCGAGGAGCTCAACCAGGCCAAGCGTCGTATTGCCGAACTTGAACAACAGCTGGCAACGACGGGAAAAGGACAGGAATTGGCCCAGGCTAAACGCCGCGCCGCCGAAGCCGAACAACAGACGGCGAGGAAGGAACAAGAACTCGCGCAGGCCAAGCGCCGTATTGCCGAACTTGAACAACAGCTGGCCACGATGGGAAAAGGGCAGGAATTGGCTCCGGCCAAACGCCGAGCCACCGAAGCTGAACAACAAGTCGCGGCGGCGAAAGAGCAAGAGCTGGCACAGGTCAAGCGTCGCCTCACCGACGCAGAACAACAGATGGCGGAGAAAGAGCATGAATTGGCCCAGGCTAAGCGCCGTGTCACCGAAGCCGATCTGCAGATGGCGGGGAAAGAGCAGGAATTGGCGCAGACCAAACGCCGTGCCGCTGAAGTCGACCAGCAGATGGCAGGGAAAGAGCAGGAACTGGCGCAGGCCAAACGCCGTATCACCGACGCGGAGCAGCAGACGACGGGGAAAGAACACGAATTGACGCAGGCTAAGCGCCGTATCACCGACGCAGAACAACGGATGGCGGAGAAAGAGCATGAATTGGCCCAGGCTAAGCGCCGTATCACCGAAGCCGAACAGCAGACGGCAGGGAAAGAGCTAGAGCTGGCGCAAGCCAAGCGTCGTGTCACCGAAGCCGAGCAACAAACGGCGAAGAAAGAGCAAGAGCTGGCGCAGGTCAAGGAGGATCTCAAACAAGTCACGCAAAAGCTGGCGGACCTCAATCCCCAACTCGCAGCCAAAGACGCGGAGCTTGTGCACACAAAGCAATTGTTGGCGGACCTTGAGCTCAATTCATCCAAACAAGCCGGACCGACTCCCGCTCAGGAGGAGAACCCTCCCTCGCTTGCTCTGCAGCCTATCGATCATAGTCTCTCCTTGACCAACCTTGCCGGCCCAGACTCTGAGGTCACCGATGATGGAGAAACATTCGCCTCAAGTAGTGACCTCGGCAAGATAAGCGAGAGCCTTACGAATCTATTACAGCCCGAACTCAAAAAGGGCAGTGCGGCCTTGAAGCAGCGAGGAAATAAATTGACCCTCGCATTGGCAACGGGTGAGTTATTTTCCACAGGTGACGCGACGGTCACCTTAGGAGGGACCTCGTTGCTCGAGCGGGTCGGAGTCGTCTTGCACGGATTCCGTTACCAGAGCATTGAGGTCGCCGGGCATACCGACAACGCGCCCCTCCGGAACGACCCTCGGAAAGGCTTTCGGGATAATGCCGAACTCTCCCGGGCACGGGCCGAACATGCCGTTCAGGTACTGATCAATGGAGGGCTTGAGGCCGACCGAGTCAAAGCCGTGGGGTACGCGGACAGCAAGCCTATCGCGACCAATGATACCGAAAAGGGCCGGAGCAAGAACCGACGAATTGAAATCGTGATCACACAGGGGGCAGAATCGGGTAGCACTGAGGGCGATGGAAAAGCGCAAGTCGGCAAGAAACCTCAAGATGCTCCGCTCAAACGGTGACGATGGTCGACAATTACAGTCTCATCCTTCTTGCTGAGACCAATACCCCGAAGTCGGAATGGATGCGTGAAGAAGCGGGCGAACCGTTATTGAGTAACCCTCCTGAACAATCGGCGGCAGCGGAGCGACGAAGTCTCGTGAGACAGCGATGGGCACTCAAGGCGAGAACCAGAGCGCCTCTCTTCCACTCATTTTGCCGGCATTTGATCGCTGTATATAGTGGGCACATTGGCAAACAAGTCGGCGAATCGCGGCTGGGCCGTGAAGTTACGGTTCCAGCCACTTGTACATGACCAACGCATCAACGTAACCTTTGGATGGGTGACGGAACGCTTTTGGTAAGCGACCCACGGTCGTGAAGCCAAGTTTGTTCCAAAGCCTGACCGCCCCTTCATTGCTGGACACGACGAAATTGAACTGCATGGCCTTGTACCCAAGTTCCCGTGCGATTGCTTGAGAGTGCTCGCACATCGCCGTCGCGACCCCCCGTCCTCTGGCAGCCGATGAAACCATATAGCCGCAATTGCAGACATGGTCGCCAGGACCGAGCTGATTCGTCCTTATGTAGTATGTTCCCAGGATTTTTCCATTCTCTTCGAACACATACGTTTTTCTTGGAGTATCTATCCAGAGCTCGATTGCTTGTTCTTGAGTGATGTCTCGCGGATATCCATAGGTTTCACCGGCGGCTGCGATCTCGTGGAAAATCGGCCCAATCTGCGCAAAATCGTCTCGTGTCGCCTCTCGAATAGTCATGCCGCTTAATTTGCTTGCTGCGAAAAGCCCGTGTGTCAATGAACCTCGTATGGTCCGGTCGGGCTCTATCTCTCCTGTGCATAGTGCGAAGTCGAATGCCGTCACATCACACTGTTGGCCGGCCTCTGATCGATCTCTCTGATACCCTCCCCGGATCGCTCGTCGCTGCGTTTTATGCTGCCTTCCTCATAGTCGACTTCGCAGGCGCTCATAGCCTTCTTCAATTCGTCGCACGATCATACGGACCGCGTTCACTGAGATCAAGCTTAGGCAATGTCCTCCTTTCGAACGGCCGCATTGACAGGGGCGCTTATGAAAGTGCACCATACGTATCTCATTGATCTATTGGAACGCGCGTATCAAACAGCTTGACTGCCGTGTTCGTTGCGCCTAGGGTGATAGAGTCATGAGCACACTTCCACGATGAGATCCCTTGGAAACTCAGGGTGGAAGACAAGAAGGAATTCCTCATCAGAGGGCGTTGCGGAGAATGTGCAGCGCCGTGTTAAATCTTAGAAAATAAAGGAGGCCAGGATCATGGCACTGCTGATTACCGACGAATGTATCAATTGTGGCGCCTGCCTGCCGGAATGCCCGAACGAGGCCATCTTCGAAACTCGCAGCGACGCGGAGGCGAAGGGAAATCATGTGGGCGACGGCCAAGGAGTGGGTGACAATATTTATGTGATCACCCATGATCGGTGTACCGAGTGTGTCGGTCATTTTGACGAACCTCAATGTGCGGCAGTCTGTCCGGTCGATAACTGTTGTATTTCTGATCCAGCTTATCCGGAGGGGACCGACGTCCTGCTGGAAAAGGCGAAGACACTCAATCCTGACAAGCCTATCGATCCGGCAAAAGTTTGGAGCGGCGTGCGGAACTGATCGTTTCCTTCGAGGTTCCGTACCACTTGAGGATGCTGACATTGCGCGGGACAGTCAGGTGTGCCTTGGCATAACCGAAACGAATAGTCATAGTCATGGCTGATAAGGGTCCAAGATTTCTGACAAATGCCACGGTCATCAAGGTTTTAGCCAAAGTCTTTGCTTTCCAAGCCATCGAGATCAACCTCTTGCGTTCCCAGGCTGGAATATCCGATACGAATTGGAAAACCCTTAAGCGGGAAGCCTTTAAGAAAACCTACGCCAAGCAACGCGCTTTTTATGAGGATCGCTTGACGGGCGCGTTCGCTTTGGAACACATTTCCCAATCTGAACGTGAGACAAGGCTTCTCGAGCTCTGGCTCAAACAGAGTGAGGAGTCTCCCAAAGACGAACCATAATCTCCGCCGAGGCACGTATCGCCTCAAGGCCTGCCGGAAAAGGTATCTGATTGCTTAACTTTTCTCGGTAAGGTGTGAGACATCAAAAGGGACTGTTTGAGTAATCTAAGGTCTCTTGGAGAACAGCCATGAGCACAAATCGCTTCCTACGGATGCAGGCCGGGCGGGTGCTTCTTGTTGGGGCTGTCTTTTGCACGGTACTGGTGGGAACAAGCGAATCTGTACTGGCTCATGGTGGTGAAGACATATCCGAGGCGAGTCCAGTACACTCAAGCCCATCCAGCTCATCGAATCTATCCAGCCCTGAAGCAGCCGGGCTCCAAGCAGCCTGCTGGGCTCTCACTATTCCCTACGGTGCCGCGAAAATGGCCTATGCGATCGGCGGGGGCATTATAGGCGGCTTCGCTTGGGCGATGACAGGAGGGGGCATGGAGGTGGCAAAGTCCATCTGGATTCCCTCGATGACAGGCGACTACATCGTCCAGCCGCAGCATCTCACCGGAGAGAAGCCCCTTCACTTCGTGGGCGTGTCGTCAGAGGGACCTCTGTCATAACACCTTCTTTCAGGTCTAGTACGGCCTGCCTCGTCCTGCAACTCGCCGCGGAGAAAAGGGCATGGGATACAGAAAAAGTATCCGACCCTTAACGTACTCCCGTCGACAAACCTTATTATGCCCTAACAGATGCGAATGACTCCTTCTCCATCGAGGACCTCCGCCTCAAGGCCTGGCATCCTATCCGGTACGCAAGAGCAGAGCTCACGGTGACGGTCAATAAGACGGTCTCACTGATAAGGTAACAGCCCATGATCAGGTGCAGCCCGGTGAGGCTCCGCTTTGGCATGAAAGGGGGGTACACAATTCTGATCTCGGGCCAGGTTGGTAGGTTTCGAGCATTTCCCGTCACCGACATGAGCCGCTCCTCTACCGAACGTGGGACCTTCACCAGGATGCCGCGTGCTCTATCAGCGACCCTGGCATGCGGCAAGGCGAAGAAGTTGGTAGCGACGGCGTGCATGCGAAACCTATTCATCATTTTCAACGCGATGCTGAACAGCGGGACGCCATAGCGTGTTGTCGCCGCCCAACGTGCCTTGATATTCAAGACAGTTGCTACCCCCTTGGTGAATTACCACGCTATGCGATTTTCATCATAGCAATCGGCATCTGTACGATCTGACCAAAGGCTCCCTGTCCCGTCATCATCCCTTGAAGAGTCCAATTGGCATTAATCTGAGCACGGAGTTCACAGGGAATATCGAATTCGCCTCTACATACTCCAAGAACATGCATAATATTGTTCATTGGGTCGAATAGTCCCTCGGCCAAAAAGGTGGGCACACCACCTATTCCAGCAACTACGTTGAGATATGGCCCGAACTGTCTGATGTACGTTTGATCATTCAAATTCTGTGGATGCCCCCAAATACCCGTTAGATCGATACCGAGGAACCCCTGAGTGCGAGATGGCACCCAAGAATTTCCATGCTGTGCCGCTACATTCTGGAGTCTAGACAACCACTGATTCCCTCCAGCATATCCGTCTGGCATCTGTGCCTGAAACGGCTGCATATGTTGCGAGACTACACCCGATGGTGCTGTTTGCGGAGCGGCCCCTGCTTGAGGTAAGAGTCCTTTGACAGCCTGAATCGCGTCCACAACATCTTTTGTTGTTTGTGCTGCAGTGCCTATATCGGACACTATAGACATGATCTTTGCCCAAGGCACCTCTGCTTCGGCAGTGCGTGGCCATACAAAATCAAACCCCATACCAGCAACTCCCAGACTTATGCACTGCATGAAGCTTCGCCGGGTTATCGTGTTCATAAGTACCTCCTCGTTTCACCTATATGGAAACGAATTCCTACATGTTTCTTGGGATCTGAAACTGACGTACTCCAATCATCTAAGCCATCCGCAGAAGACTGGGCTCTATTGATCAGGGCAACAGCAAGCTTCATACCGGTCAAGATGATGAAAAGGTTTCCTTGGATGATCGAGCTTCTACGAAACAGACGTGTTGTAGCCGGAATGACCAAGTCCTATGACCTGTATCTTTATGGATTAAGAGGGTGAATCGAAATCGATCCACAACCGTTGTGAGGGAAACAGGTGCTTCCTCCAGCCATTGGCGCGAGAAGTGTCCTGCAATCTATGGGCAAGCCTCCTTCATGCGGGAGGATGAGACGGGATCGTTGCCCGTGGATGTCTTGGGGAGCTGCCGAGAGGGCGGTTGAGCAGTGTCGAAGAAGGATGGAGATGGGGTGAGAGTAACCGGGCTTGTACAGGTGCTGAAGAAGGAAGCTCCGCGGGACGTCAGAGTTCAGGCCACACAGATTCACATCCTCGAATCAAAACTGATTCGGTGACCTGCAAGACGGCCCAATAAAAACAACAGAGCGCCACCCAAATCATTGCTCACTGAGATGCACAGAACAAGACTCGACCCCAATTCCACAATCGCAAATGCCGAGGCAAGCCACTTCATGAAAACGTGTCCTGCAGTGCCAATTCCATCGCCGTAAACTGCCACTTGTGGCGTTAACCGTGGGTCGTAGGTATGGCTTTGAATATCAACCGCTTCGTAAAGCTTAAATACATTGGTCCCTCGTCCTTTAATGGCAATATTGCCCGTCCCATCTGAGCAGAGGACGATGTTCTTCCCATCCATAGGACTCTCTCCCTCTTCGTTCGTTGTTAGTTCCTCCAAGCCATTCTCCGGCCGATGTTAGTGAAAATCATAAACGGATAGACAGGTATTTTTAATGATCAAACTTCTACCTATTAGAATCGTAAAATAACTTTTGGGTAAGTTCTGTAGTTCCCGCTTATGCCCAAACAGCGGGTTTTCATTATCCCAATCTCCTTGGCTTGCTGCTGGTGCGCCTTTGCCAGTTAGGCGAACGGCGCATTGTCGCATTTACACTCGCCCACTTATCTGTCTTCGGCTTGGAGTGAGTCCGATCGCGGCTACTTACTGTGGAAGGTACTGCTGCTTCCAAACGCAGCCAATAAA from Nitrospira sp. includes the following:
- a CDS encoding TPR repeat-containing protein; translated protein: MTVRSLLHAFIILGALISAGMSPSEAADQLQHVKAACEKGTATACTSLGLLYIKGEGVKQDDTRAAALFRKACDGGDANGCSNLGVVYAEGTGVPQDDIQAAVFSRKACDGGSMKGCANLGVMYAEGIGVQQDDVQAADFYRQACDGGNAKGCYNLGVMHAEGAVVQQDDALAAAFSRKACDGGNMKGCYNLGVMYAEGTGVQQDDVQAVTFYRKACDGGNARGCYNLGVMHAEGMGGQPDNFQAADFYRRACDGGSAKGCANLGVMYAQGTGVKQDDLRAATLYRKACDAGDAKGCIHLGMVYQVGRGIKPDDAEALKYYGKACDLREPKGCSHYAKLKTGRR
- a CDS encoding putative N-acetyltransferase; the protein is MTIREATRDDFAQIGPIFHEIAAAGETYGYPRDITQEQAIELWIDTPRKTYVFEENGKILGTYYIRTNQLGPGDHVCNCGYMVSSAARGRGVATAMCEHSQAIARELGYKAMQFNFVVSSNEGAVRLWNKLGFTTVGRLPKAFRHPSKGYVDALVMYKWLEP
- a CDS encoding putative ferredoxin-like protein YfhL; this translates as MALLITDECINCGACLPECPNEAIFETRSDAEAKGNHVGDGQGVGDNIYVITHDRCTECVGHFDEPQCAAVCPVDNCCISDPAYPEGTDVLLEKAKTLNPDKPIDPAKVWSGVRN